TGGTCCTGCTCGTCGGCCAGGACCTCGCCGCTGAGTTTCAAGAGGATGCGTCGGTAACGGTTCTTGGACTTTGCGGCGGCCATCGTGCCAAGACTATCCCGATTCGGTCACGTTTCTGTCAAGCGGAGGTTTTGGAAGGATTCTCCGGGGTCCCGGGCAGGCCGGAAGCCAGCCGGGCCTGGTAGTTGTCTGCACGGCGATAGGCCATCACTCCGATCCCCAGATGGAAATTTTCATGTCCGCCGTCGTGCCAGAAATGTTCCCGGGCCGGCCAGCACCATTTCCACTCCCACTCCCATTGCATCCAGGACTGCCAACTCATCCCCCCAGCCTCCTGCTGTCCCAGATGGGTGCGCCAAACAGGGTCACGGAGCCAGTCCTTCAGTCGTGCCCGGAAGCCCCTGCTTTCAAGCCTGTTCCCTGATGATCCTGGCATCACCACTCGGTTGGCCCGGGGGTTGCGGCAAAAGAATAGCACCGGTTTTCCATCCACCGAACCCCTGCCCACCACGTGGAAACCGGCACGGACATAGAGCCGCTGCGCCGGGCGTTCCTCCTCGCGATCGCCGGAATACAGGCGGATTTTTCGCTGGCCCAAAACCTCGAGCATGCGGCAGGTCTGTGCCAGCAGGGCGGTGCCATGGCCTTGGTGGCGGTGCGCGGGACGGATGCCAAACCAACCGACCCAGATTTCCCGGCCCAAACTTCCGGGCGGGTAGTGGCCGGTGATCCCCACCACATCACCGTCCATTTTCGCCAGATAGTAGGCAAAATTCGGATGCCCTTTTCGAATCGAGTCGCGGTAGGCATTTTCGGGCCAGAATCCGTCGGCATGGATTTCATAGGGAAAGATTTCCCGCGCGGCTGCGATTGCCTGGCCAACATTTTCCGTGGTGACCTTTTCAAGCTTCATGGCGCAAGGGCGGGCGATGCCGGAGAGAGAGAGCCCGGGGAGACCACGGCCCGGTACACGTGGCGGTGGCGTTCGGCCACCCGGGACCAGGCATTGGCGTCGACATAGGCAAAAGCCGCTGCAACCAAGGCGTGCCGGATTACCGGGTGCGCTTCCAGGTGTTTGATTTCTCCGGCCAATTCTGTGGGTGATTCGGGAGACACCAAACGCAGGGCGCGGGATTCGCCTTCAATCTCCTCGAAAGTAGGGATGCGGCTCGCGATCACCGGAACCCCGGACGCCAGGGCGGAACCGATGGCGGCCGATCCAGAATAGGGGACGTTGCGATAGGGGGCCAGACAGTAAGAGGCCGCTTCTTGGTAACGGAGGAAATCGGCGGGAGGGGCATAGCCCGTGATCCTGACCCTTGGCTTCAACGCCGGATGCCGGCGCAGCAGGCTCAGCAACCGGTCGAATGTCGGATCATGGACAGCTTGCGGGTGCGTTCCCCCGACCAGTGCCAGATGGAAGTGGGGCGGCAGGTGCAAGAGGGATTCCAGGGCGGTTTCCGTTCCTTTGTAGGGGGATATAAAACCGAAGAGGGCCAGCAGCCGGGTGCCCGGCCCGTATCCCAGGGCGGCTAGTGCCTGTTCTCGGGATGACGGATCTTGGGGCCGCACGTCACGCGGAATACCCAGCGGCAGCCGGGTGACACGTCCCGGGGGCACTCCCTGGCGGATGAAGCGTTCGCGGGTGTGCGTGGTGTGCACGATGGAATGG
The genomic region above belongs to Candidatus Methylacidiphilales bacterium and contains:
- a CDS encoding GNAT family N-acetyltransferase; the encoded protein is MKLEKVTTENVGQAIAAAREIFPYEIHADGFWPENAYRDSIRKGHPNFAYYLAKMDGDVVGITGHYPPGSLGREIWVGWFGIRPAHRHQGHGTALLAQTCRMLEVLGQRKIRLYSGDREEERPAQRLYVRAGFHVVGRGSVDGKPVLFFCRNPRANRVVMPGSSGNRLESRGFRARLKDWLRDPVWRTHLGQQEAGGMSWQSWMQWEWEWKWCWPAREHFWHDGGHENFHLGIGVMAYRRADNYQARLASGLPGTPENPSKTSA
- a CDS encoding glycosyltransferase; protein product: MAPPLSIYMLSSWQVPCGIAAYTTSLTSALGQSGDRVVVEPIGPANCGDLTPDQLVGKEDAIVRRSRDFDVVHIQHEYSFFLYKGMKEETGITHLGRLVKRLRLAGCPLVITFHSQPPGPVPLLRRVVPTGYPVERAWQKQVIRRLRDDPGCHSIVHTTHTRERFIRQGVPPGRVTRLPLGIPRDVRPQDPSSREQALAALGYGPGTRLLALFGFISPYKGTETALESLLHLPPHFHLALVGGTHPQAVHDPTFDRLLSLLRRHPALKPRVRITGYAPPADFLRYQEAASYCLAPYRNVPYSGSAAIGSALASGVPVIASRIPTFEEIEGESRALRLVSPESPTELAGEIKHLEAHPVIRHALVAAAFAYVDANAWSRVAERHRHVYRAVVSPGSLSPASPALAP